Proteins found in one Panicum hallii strain FIL2 chromosome 4, PHallii_v3.1, whole genome shotgun sequence genomic segment:
- the LOC112889923 gene encoding 40S ribosomal protein S30-like: protein MGKVHGSLARAGKVRGQTPKVAKQDKKKKPRGRAHKRMQYNRRFVTAVVGFGKKRGPNSSEK, encoded by the exons ATGG GAAAGGTGCACGGATCGCTGGCGCGCGCTGGGAAGGTGCGCGGGCAGACGCCCAAGGTGGCGAAGcaggacaagaagaagaagccccGGGGCCGCGCCCACAAGCGCATGCAGTACAACCGGCGCTTCGTCACCGCCGTCGTCGGCTTCGGCAAGAAGCGCGGGCCCAACTCCTCCGAGAAGTAG
- the LOC112890486 gene encoding diacylglycerol O-acyltransferase 1-2-like codes for MAPPPSMAAASDRAGPDAGAGEPSLRLRRAPSAEAGDLAGDSSGGRRENGDPHPPPNPQERQQQHEMLYYRASAPAHRRVKESPLSSDAIFRQSHAGLLNLCIVVLIAVNSRLIIENLMKYGLLIRAGFWFSARSLGDWPLLMCCLTLPIFPLVALMAEKLIRRKLIGEHVVILLHIIITTSVIVYPAVVILKCDSAVLSGFVLMFLASIMWMKLVSYAHTNYDIRVLSKSTEKGAAYGNYVDPENMKDPTIKSLLYFMLAPTLCYQPTYPRTTCIRKGWVIRQLVKCLIFTGLMGFIIEQYINPIVKNSKHPLKGNFLNAIERVLKLSVPTLYVWLCMFYCFFHLWLNILAELLRFGDREFYKDWWNAKTVEEYWRLWNMPVHKWIIRHIYFPCIRKGLPRGVAVLISFLVSAVFHEICVAVPCHIFKFWAFFGIMFQIPLVFLTRYLQDKFQNIMVGNMIFWFFFSIVGQPMCVLLYYHDVMNRQAQASR; via the exons ATGGCCCCGCCCCCCTCCATGGCGGCCGCCTCCGATCGCGCCGGGCCCGAcgccggcgcgggcgagccctcgctccgcctccgccgcgccccctcCGCCGaggccggcgacctcgccggcgATTcctccggcggccggcgggagaACGGCGACCCGCACCCGCCGCCGAATCCGCaggagcggcagcagcagcacgagATGCTGTACTACCGCGCGTCGGCGCCCGCGCACCGCCGCGTCAAGGAGAGCCCCCTCAGCTCCGACGCCATCTTCCGGCAG AGCCATGCAGGTCTTTTGAATCTATGCATTGTTGTGTTGATTGCAGTGAACAGCAGACTCATTATTGAGAATTTAATGAAG TATGGCCTTTTGATAAGAGCTGGATTTTGGTTCAGTGCAAGATCGCTGGGAGACTGGCCCCTTCTTATGTGCTG CCTCACGTTACCGATTTTCCCACTTGTTGCGCTCATGGCTGAGAAGCTGATTAGAAGGAAGCTCATTGGTGAACAT GTGGTTATTCTTCTCCATATCATTATTACAACATCTGTCATTGTCTATCCAGCTGTTGTGATTCTTAA GTGCGACTCAGCAGTACTGTCTGGATTTGTGCTAATGTTTCTTGCAAGCATCATGTGGATGAAGCTTGTCTCTTATGCACATACAAATTATGATATAAGGGTTTTGTCCAAAAGTACTGAAAAG GGTGCTGCATATGGCAATTATGTTGATCCTGAGAATATGAAAGATCCAACCATTAAAAGTCTATTGTACTTTATGTTGGCCCCAACACTTTGTTACCAG CCAACTTATCCTCGAACTACATGTATTAGGAAGGGCTGGGTGATCCGACAACTTGTAAAGTGTCTTATTTTTACAGGCCTGATGGGCTTCATAATTGAGCAG TACATAAATCCGATTGTGAAGAATTCCAAGCATCCACTGAAGGGGAATTTCTTGAATGCTATAGAGAGAGTCTTGAAACTCTCAGTGCCAACACTATATGTATGGCTTTGCATGTTCTATTGCTTTTTCCATTTATG GCTGAACATTCTAGCTGAACTCCTTCGTTTTGGTGATCGTGAATTCTACAAGGACTGGTGGAATGCCAAAACTGTTGAAGAG TACTGGAGACTGTGGAACATG CCTGTTCATAAGTGGATCATTCGACATATATATTTTCCATGCATAAGGAAAGGCTTGCCCAGG GGTGTAGCTGTTCTAATCTCATTTCTGGTTTCAGCTGTATTTCATGAG ATATGTGTTGCTGTGCCATGCCACATTTTCAAATTCTGGGCATTTTTTGGGATCATGTTTCAG ATACCGTTGGTGTTCTTGACGAGATATCTTCAAGATAAGTTCCAGAACATAATG GTGGGCAACATGATATTCTGGTTCTTCTTCAGCATAGTCGGGCAGCCCATGTGTGTCCTTCTATATTATCATGATGTCATGAACAGGCAGGCCCAGGCAAGTAGATAG
- the LOC112889619 gene encoding serine/threonine protein phosphatase 2A 55 kDa regulatory subunit B alpha isoform-like, whose amino-acid sequence MDTPGSGDQGEASQPQPQPQPLDWRFAQVFGERAAGEDVQEVDIISAIEFDKSGDHLATGDKGGRVVLFERTDVRDNATRRELERQDVPVTRHPEFRYKTEFQSHEPEFDYLKSLEIEEKINKIKWCQTSNNALSLLSTNDKTIKYWKVQEKKLKRVSVMNLDTSQSLGSSTAIASTSSSKAPLPNGGCSDKFNCLNTNLSFPPGGYPSLRLPVVTSLEASPVARCRRVYAHAHDYHINSISNNSDGETFISADDLRINLWNLEINSQSFNIVDVKPTNMEDLTEVITCAEFHPIHCNTLAYSSSKGSIRLIDLRQSALCDNHSKIFEEHEAPGSRSFFTEIIASISDIKFSRDGRHILSRDYMTLKLWDLNMDSGPVSTFQVHEHLRPKLCDLYENDSIFDKFECCLSGDGLRVATGSYGNIFRVFGCTPGSIEATTLEASRNPMRRQIANPTRPTRTLTSFTRGVRRGGENQGVDANGNSLDFSTKLLHLAWHPTENSIACAAANSLYMYYA is encoded by the exons ATGGATACCCCGGGGTCCGGCGACCAGGGTGAGGCGTCGCAGCCgcagccccagccccagccgCTGGACTGGCGGTTCGCGCAGGTCTTCGGCGagcgcgccgccggcgaggacgTCCAGGAAG TTGACATTATCTCTGCAATCGAGTTTGATAAATCTGGTGATCATCTTGCCACCGGAGATAAAGGAGGCAGAGTCGTATTGTTTGAAAGGACAGATGTTCGGGAT AATGCAACCCGGAGAGAACTAGAGAGacaggatgttccggttactAGACACCCAGAGTTCCGCTACAAAACCGAATTCCAGAGTCATGAACCTGAG TTTGACTACCTAAAAAGTTTGGAAATAGAGGAAAAGATCAACAAGATCAAGTGGTGCCAGACATCCAACAATGCTCTCTCCCTTTTGTCTACAAATGATAAGACAATCAAATACTGGAAG GTGCAAGAGAAAAAACTAAAGCGAGTTTCTGTCATGAATTTGGACACTTCTCAAAGTTTAGGAAGTAGTACTGCTATTGCAAGTACGAGTAGTTCTAAGGCGCCTCTTCCAAATGGTGGTTGTTCGGATAAGTTCAATTGCCTGAACACTAATCTCTCATTTCCACCTGGAGGTTACCCATCACTGCGTTTGCCTGTG GTTACAAGTCTAGAGGCAAGCCCTGTTGCTAGATGTCGACGTGTATATGCTCATGCTCATGACTACCATATAAATTCTATCTCAAATAATAG TGATGGGGAGACATTCATATCAGCAGATGATCTGCGAATAAATTTATGGAACTTGGAAATAAACAGCCAAAGCTTTAACATTGTTGACGTGAAGCCTACAAACATGGAAGATCTAACAG AGGTGATTACATGTGCGGAGTTCCACCCAATCCATTGTAATACACTGGCCTATAGTAGCTCAAAGGGCTCTATCCGACTTATTGATCTACGACAATCAGCACTATGCGACAACCATTCCAAGAT ATTTGAAGAACACGAAGCACCTGGATCAAGATCCTTCTTTACAGAGATTATTGCGTCAATTTCGGACATAAAGTTTTCAAGAGATGGAAGACATATTCTTAGTCGTGATTATATGACTCTCAAG CTATGGGATCTAAACATGGATTCGGGCCCTGTTTCAACCTTCCAAGTCCATGAACATTTAAGACCTAAG CTTTGTGATCTGTATGAGAATGACTCAATTTTTGACAAGTTTGAGTGTTGTCTTAGTGGGGATGGACTTCGTGTTGCAACTGGTTCTTATGG TAACATATTTCGTGTTTTTGGTTGTACTCCTGGAAGCATAGAGGCAACCACTTTGGAAGCAAGTAGGAACCCGATGAG GCGTCAGATTGCAAATCCCACAAGGCCCACAAGGACACTGACTTCTTTTACCCGTGGTGTTCGGAGAG GTGGAGAAAACCAAGGCGTTGATGCCAATGGAAATTCGCTTGACTTCTCAACAAAGTTGCTCCATCTCGCATGGCACCCAACTGAGAATTCCATCGCATGTGCTGCTGCAAATAGCTTGTATATGTATTATGCGTAG